A window from Chitinophaga filiformis encodes these proteins:
- a CDS encoding shikimate kinase: MKIFLLGFMGAGKTYWGKQLAEHLSLPFYDLDDVIVESEEMSISDIFATKGEDYFRQQENYWLKELSRNENFLISCGGGAPCFQDNMDIMNSNGITIWLNPSLSLIVERLKRKKSKRPLIQDLADDELLDFVEKKLAERVPFYEQAQITIAESETITLDSFTQRLDIKA, encoded by the coding sequence TTGAAAATCTTTCTACTCGGCTTTATGGGCGCCGGCAAGACTTACTGGGGAAAACAACTGGCAGAGCACCTGTCGTTACCGTTCTATGACCTGGACGATGTGATCGTGGAATCGGAAGAAATGTCCATCAGCGACATCTTTGCTACAAAAGGAGAGGACTATTTCCGCCAGCAGGAGAATTACTGGCTAAAGGAACTTTCCCGCAACGAAAACTTCCTCATCTCCTGTGGCGGTGGTGCACCCTGCTTCCAGGATAATATGGATATCATGAACAGCAACGGTATCACCATCTGGCTCAATCCCAGCCTGTCGCTGATCGTGGAGCGCCTGAAACGTAAGAAGTCCAAACGCCCGCTCATACAGGATCTGGCCGACGATGAACTGCTCGATTTCGTAGAGAAAAAACTGGCAGAACGTGTACCTTTCTACGAACAGGCGCAGATCACCATTGCAGAATCCGAGACGATCACCCTCGATTCCTTTACACAGCGGCTGGATATCAAAGCATAA
- a CDS encoding M57 family metalloprotease: MRKHTLTALFCLMAGASACIVSCRKESAPAKSTNEAGVSQTTLDQISALGFSTADVRKVNGGYLVEGDILLSENDLTTKVNSPILRTAKEEQYRTNNLVTGLPRVITIKVSNLGTAFIAGTDTAIARYNRLGLTLTFRRITSGTANITISGFNEGPSGGYITLGSSGFPTSSGNPYRSIQMNTNSAAYGSNPNVLYVGSVIQHEIGHCIGFRHTDYFDRSLSCGGSAVNEGSAGVGAILIPGTPSGFSSNSWMLACSNGGNRTFNSNDIVALNYLY; encoded by the coding sequence ATGCGTAAACACACATTAACGGCCCTCTTTTGCCTGATGGCAGGAGCAAGCGCCTGCATCGTTTCCTGTAGAAAAGAAAGCGCACCCGCTAAAAGTACCAATGAAGCCGGTGTCTCCCAGACAACACTTGATCAGATCAGTGCCCTCGGATTCAGCACAGCTGATGTACGTAAAGTAAATGGTGGCTATCTTGTAGAAGGCGACATCTTACTGAGCGAAAACGACCTTACTACAAAGGTGAACAGCCCTATCTTACGTACTGCCAAAGAAGAGCAATACCGTACCAACAACCTGGTAACCGGTTTACCCCGTGTGATCACCATTAAGGTATCCAACCTGGGAACCGCCTTCATCGCAGGTACAGACACAGCAATTGCGCGTTACAACAGGCTTGGACTGACCCTCACTTTCAGGCGTATTACCAGCGGTACCGCTAATATCACTATCTCTGGCTTCAACGAAGGCCCAAGTGGTGGCTACATCACATTGGGATCTTCCGGTTTCCCTACCAGCAGTGGTAATCCTTACAGATCTATTCAGATGAATACCAACTCAGCGGCATATGGTTCTAATCCAAATGTACTGTATGTGGGATCTGTAATACAGCACGAAATCGGTCACTGTATTGGTTTCCGTCACACAGATTACTTTGACCGTTCACTCAGTTGTGGTGGCAGCGCCGTTAACGAAGGCTCTGCAGGTGTCGGCGCTATCCTGATCCCTGGCACACCAAGCGGTTTCAGTTCTAATTCCTGGATGCTGGCTTGCTCCAATGGTGGTAACCGCACCTTCAATTCCAACGACATTGTTGCATTGAACTATCTGTATTAA
- a CDS encoding LolA family protein has translation MKRILLLAILAGGVVTGGMAQSKANLGSLGKNDPKAKVILDGVSKKFSQLKSVVANFVLKIEGANNSVTDSKKGTVYMKGAKYKVNLDGQEIISDNKTSWTYAKDANEVTINNVDPNSSSLSPAKLFTNFYDKDYLYRLDGETTEKGKVLQNIEMTPTDKSKNVFKVIVSIDKKNQNISKMRVFEKNGNHYTYEITSFTPNSNVSDATFSFDPKKYPGVEVVDLR, from the coding sequence ATGAAGAGAATTTTATTATTGGCCATATTAGCAGGCGGAGTAGTAACGGGTGGAATGGCGCAGTCCAAAGCTAACCTGGGAAGTCTGGGAAAGAACGATCCCAAGGCGAAAGTGATCCTGGACGGTGTAAGCAAGAAATTTTCACAGTTGAAATCGGTGGTGGCCAATTTTGTATTGAAAATAGAAGGAGCTAACAATAGCGTAACAGATTCTAAAAAAGGCACCGTTTATATGAAAGGTGCTAAATATAAAGTGAACCTGGACGGCCAGGAGATCATCAGCGATAACAAAACCTCCTGGACATACGCAAAAGATGCTAATGAGGTAACAATCAATAATGTAGATCCTAACAGCTCTTCCCTGTCGCCGGCTAAGCTGTTCACCAATTTCTACGATAAAGACTATCTGTACCGCCTGGATGGAGAGACTACAGAAAAAGGTAAGGTGCTGCAGAACATCGAAATGACGCCTACAGACAAATCCAAGAACGTATTTAAGGTGATCGTGTCTATCGACAAAAAGAACCAGAATATCTCAAAAATGAGGGTTTTTGAAAAGAACGGCAATCACTATACATACGAGATCACCAGTTTTACACCCAATTCAAACGTGTCAGACGCTACTTTCAGCTTCGATCCTAAGAAGTATCCCGGTGTAGAAGTGGTAGATCTCCGCTAA
- a CDS encoding 4'-phosphopantetheinyl transferase family protein, translating to MPLIRTIQINPGSRLGVWKIEEEEAFFREKVNISPAIHHPHKRLQHFAGRYLLQELYPGFPVEKIQVMQSRKPYLDSHSLHFSISHCGDNVAAIVSSDSAVGIDIEEVKPKIEAVSHKFLSLAEQAFIDPVHALPHKTICWSAKEAVFKWYGLGRVDFKENMQLAPFIFLQKGFLTCNFNKADKIARLYLQYLMEDGLCLTWTNGSEDLTIVRAENADTARSGYSGH from the coding sequence ATGCCATTAATACGTACCATACAAATCAATCCCGGCAGTCGCCTGGGGGTGTGGAAAATAGAAGAGGAGGAAGCATTTTTCCGGGAGAAGGTCAATATTTCCCCGGCAATCCACCATCCGCACAAGCGTTTGCAGCATTTTGCGGGCCGGTATTTGCTTCAGGAACTATATCCGGGTTTTCCGGTTGAGAAGATCCAGGTGATGCAGAGCCGTAAGCCTTACCTGGACAGCCATAGCCTGCATTTTTCCATCTCGCATTGCGGCGATAATGTAGCTGCCATCGTGAGTAGCGACAGCGCGGTAGGTATTGATATAGAAGAGGTAAAGCCCAAGATAGAAGCGGTGTCGCACAAGTTCTTGTCGCTGGCCGAGCAGGCCTTTATCGACCCTGTACATGCGTTGCCCCATAAGACCATCTGCTGGAGCGCTAAAGAGGCGGTTTTTAAATGGTATGGACTGGGACGCGTTGATTTTAAAGAAAATATGCAACTTGCACCTTTTATATTCCTGCAGAAAGGCTTCCTTACCTGCAATTTTAACAAAGCGGATAAAATTGCACGGTTATATTTGCAATATCTGATGGAAGACGGGTTATGCTTAACCTGGACGAACGGATCTGAGGACCTTACAATTGTAAGGGCGGAGAACGCAGATACGGCCCGTTCAGGATACTCAGGACATTAA
- a CDS encoding DUF423 domain-containing protein: MHKGFLIIAAVLGALAVTLGAFGAHKLKELVPPETVSTFQTGVTYQFYHTFALLAVGILFSQFPAGAGLLEWAGRCFFIGVILFSGSLYVLTMIKATETVGLSKIGIVTPIGGLFFIAGWICLLLALLKK; encoded by the coding sequence ATGCATAAAGGATTTCTCATCATCGCAGCAGTACTGGGTGCGCTGGCCGTAACACTCGGCGCATTCGGGGCTCACAAGCTGAAGGAACTTGTTCCACCGGAAACGGTAAGCACATTTCAGACAGGCGTTACATACCAGTTTTATCACACTTTCGCTTTACTGGCGGTAGGCATTTTATTTTCCCAGTTCCCTGCAGGCGCTGGTTTGCTTGAGTGGGCAGGACGTTGCTTCTTTATTGGAGTGATATTATTTTCCGGTTCCTTGTACGTACTAACGATGATAAAGGCGACCGAAACAGTAGGTCTAAGCAAAATAGGCATCGTTACACCTATCGGTGGTTTATTCTTCATTGCCGGTTGGATCTGTCTGTTATTGGCGCTGTTGAAGAAATAA
- a CDS encoding FtsK/SpoIIIE family DNA translocase: MSKNKLKTEKPESKKPRGNDPNVLKQDKEVEVKVKELVKDERTHKVLGVICLLLSLYCFIAFTSYLFTWEEDQDKVFRYSASLLLMDMDSVKVENLLGRLGAFVSHWFFYKGFGIASYLFCYLFFILGVNAVVGRRVFRIWRNIKYILFGLLFISTTAAFVSMLSDFPWGGAMGDAVNNWLIGFLGRAGAALLLLVAGLSWLIWKYNYDFKWLEQQFKAKPKPAVAPAAGPEPAVIAVTPQQPPASTKEPRKKNGLRESGVSVIPPPADNNELPEMQLVERENASITLIPPANLSAGEEEEVEEEEELEQEEEVGPLLYIEETVEQTASRKKKPNTEDVAWEIKPPVEEAEDETEEEPVRQPVQMDPYEPTLDLRDYKYPSLELLDNHSTEKIVQDASELDRNKNQIIDTLKNYDISIQKISATVGPTVTLYEIVPAAGVRISRIKNLEDDIALSLSALGIRIIAPIPGKGTIGIEVPNVKKSIVSLRNLLASEKFQQSSMELPIAIGKKIDNENFIADLAKMPHLLMAGATGQGKSVGINTLLVSLLYKKHPSQLKFVLVDPKKVELSLYKLIEKHFLAKLPGEEEAIITDTKKVIHTLNALCIEMDLRYDLLKEAGTRNIKEYNHKFVQRRLNPQRGHRYLPFVVLVIDEFADLIMTAGKEVEMPIARLAQLARAVGIHLIIATQRPSVNIITGTIKANFPARIAFKVSSKIDSRTILDIGGAEQLIGQGDMLVSFNGELVRLQCAFVDTPEVEKVAEYIGEQRAYPEAYLLPEYVDEKEMEGKEISLQDRDPLFEEAARVIVQNQQGSTSLLQRRMKLGYNRAGRLMDQLEAAGIVGPNLGSKAREVNVKTEADLEEILNDLG, encoded by the coding sequence ATGTCTAAAAATAAACTGAAAACAGAAAAACCGGAGAGTAAGAAACCTCGAGGCAACGACCCCAACGTACTTAAGCAGGACAAAGAAGTAGAGGTTAAAGTAAAGGAACTGGTAAAAGATGAAAGGACCCATAAGGTTTTGGGGGTAATATGCCTGTTGTTGTCGCTCTACTGTTTTATCGCGTTTACATCTTATCTCTTTACCTGGGAAGAAGACCAGGATAAGGTATTCCGTTATTCAGCCAGCTTGCTGCTGATGGACATGGATAGCGTGAAGGTGGAAAACCTCCTCGGCAGGTTAGGGGCCTTCGTCTCCCATTGGTTTTTCTACAAAGGGTTCGGTATAGCTTCCTACCTGTTTTGTTACCTGTTTTTTATCCTCGGCGTCAACGCTGTGGTAGGCCGTCGTGTGTTCCGCATCTGGCGTAATATTAAATATATCCTCTTCGGTCTGCTGTTCATCAGCACCACCGCAGCCTTTGTATCCATGTTATCCGACTTCCCCTGGGGAGGCGCCATGGGAGATGCGGTCAATAACTGGCTGATCGGCTTCCTGGGAAGGGCAGGAGCTGCACTGCTGTTGCTGGTGGCCGGACTGTCCTGGCTGATCTGGAAATACAATTACGATTTCAAATGGCTGGAACAACAGTTTAAAGCCAAACCTAAGCCCGCCGTGGCGCCGGCAGCCGGTCCGGAACCTGCTGTAATCGCCGTTACACCACAACAGCCGCCTGCCAGTACAAAGGAACCCAGGAAGAAAAACGGGCTCAGAGAGTCCGGTGTCTCTGTGATACCACCTCCGGCAGATAATAACGAACTGCCTGAAATGCAGCTCGTTGAGCGTGAAAATGCCTCCATTACCCTTATCCCGCCTGCTAATCTGTCAGCCGGGGAGGAGGAAGAAGTGGAAGAAGAAGAAGAGCTGGAACAGGAAGAAGAGGTGGGACCTTTATTATATATAGAAGAGACGGTCGAGCAGACCGCTTCCCGTAAAAAGAAGCCCAATACCGAGGATGTAGCCTGGGAAATCAAACCTCCAGTAGAAGAAGCAGAAGATGAAACAGAAGAGGAGCCCGTAAGGCAGCCGGTCCAGATGGACCCCTACGAGCCTACCCTCGATCTGCGTGATTATAAATACCCGTCCCTGGAGCTGCTGGACAACCACAGCACAGAAAAGATCGTACAAGATGCCAGTGAGCTGGACAGAAATAAGAACCAGATCATTGACACCCTTAAGAACTACGATATTTCCATCCAGAAGATCAGCGCTACCGTAGGACCGACAGTAACGCTGTATGAGATAGTACCCGCCGCCGGTGTGCGTATTTCCCGTATCAAGAACCTGGAAGACGATATCGCACTCAGCCTTTCTGCGCTGGGTATCCGTATTATTGCGCCCATACCCGGTAAAGGTACCATCGGTATCGAGGTGCCTAACGTGAAGAAGAGCATCGTATCGCTCAGGAACCTGCTGGCCTCTGAGAAGTTCCAGCAAAGCAGCATGGAACTGCCCATAGCCATCGGTAAAAAGATTGATAATGAGAACTTTATTGCTGACCTGGCCAAAATGCCACACTTGCTCATGGCAGGTGCTACCGGACAAGGTAAGTCAGTAGGTATCAATACCTTACTTGTATCCCTGCTATATAAAAAGCATCCTTCCCAGCTGAAGTTCGTACTGGTCGACCCTAAAAAGGTGGAACTCTCGCTCTACAAGCTGATAGAAAAGCACTTCCTGGCCAAACTGCCGGGGGAGGAGGAAGCGATCATCACCGATACGAAAAAGGTGATCCATACCCTCAACGCGCTCTGTATTGAAATGGATCTCCGTTACGACCTCCTGAAAGAGGCTGGTACGCGTAATATCAAAGAATACAATCACAAATTCGTCCAGAGAAGGCTGAACCCGCAAAGGGGGCACCGTTACCTGCCATTCGTAGTACTGGTGATCGACGAGTTTGCCGACCTGATCATGACAGCCGGCAAGGAAGTGGAAATGCCGATCGCCCGTCTGGCCCAGCTGGCCCGTGCGGTAGGTATTCACCTGATCATCGCTACCCAGCGTCCGTCTGTTAATATTATCACAGGTACAATCAAGGCCAACTTCCCGGCGCGTATCGCGTTTAAGGTATCTTCCAAGATCGACTCCCGTACCATCCTGGACATCGGCGGCGCCGAACAGCTGATAGGTCAGGGAGACATGCTGGTCTCTTTTAATGGCGAGCTGGTACGTTTGCAGTGCGCCTTTGTGGACACGCCGGAAGTGGAAAAAGTGGCAGAATACATCGGAGAACAGCGGGCTTATCCCGAAGCCTATCTCTTACCGGAATATGTGGATGAGAAAGAGATGGAGGGCAAAGAGATCAGCCTGCAGGACAGGGATCCGCTCTTTGAAGAGGCAGCCCGGGTCATTGTACAAAACCAGCAGGGTTCTACATCCCTGTTACAACGCCGTATGAAGCTTGGTTACAACAGGGCCGGAAGGCTGATGGACCAGCTGGAGGCGGCGGGTATCGTCGGACCTAATTTGGGTAGCAAGGCCAGGGAGGTGAATGTCAAGACAGAGGCCGATCTGGAGGAGATCCTCAACGATCTCGGCTGA
- a CDS encoding M57 family metalloprotease, with translation MRKHVLGAFACLLAGTLMVSCKKDAVKSTTASEISDETKAKIYALGFGTDNVRKVAGGYLVENDIVLTEENLNTKVNSPILRVAESEQYRTTNLVAVSGTRNITVLVSGLGSAYIAGTDTAIARYNRANLNITFTRITSGTADITIQGFSQGPSGGFITLGSSGFPTAAGNPYNTILMNTHRQAYGTNPNVLYVGSVIQHEIGHCIGFRHTDYDTRVSCGQNVNEGDAGYGAIYIPGTPTGFDANSWMLACSNGGDRTFNANDLIALNYLY, from the coding sequence ATGCGTAAGCACGTACTAGGCGCCTTTGCTTGCTTGCTGGCAGGCACACTGATGGTATCCTGTAAAAAGGACGCTGTAAAATCGACAACTGCATCAGAGATCTCCGATGAAACGAAGGCGAAGATCTATGCCCTGGGATTTGGCACTGATAATGTCAGAAAAGTAGCGGGAGGTTATCTCGTGGAAAATGATATCGTGTTGACTGAAGAAAACCTGAATACAAAGGTCAACAGCCCTATTTTGAGGGTTGCAGAAAGCGAACAGTATCGCACTACCAATCTGGTAGCTGTATCAGGTACACGTAACATTACGGTGCTGGTAAGCGGTCTTGGATCTGCTTATATAGCGGGTACCGATACGGCTATTGCCCGTTATAACAGGGCGAATCTGAATATCACTTTCACCCGCATTACCAGTGGTACGGCCGATATCACTATCCAGGGTTTCTCCCAGGGACCAAGTGGTGGTTTTATCACCCTGGGCTCTTCAGGCTTCCCGACAGCAGCAGGCAATCCGTATAATACGATCCTGATGAACACACACCGGCAGGCATACGGAACAAATCCGAATGTACTGTACGTAGGTTCTGTGATCCAGCATGAGATCGGCCACTGTATCGGTTTCCGTCACACAGACTACGACACGCGTGTGAGCTGTGGTCAGAATGTGAACGAAGGTGATGCCGGTTATGGCGCTATCTATATTCCTGGAACACCAACAGGATTTGACGCCAACTCCTGGATGCTGGCCTGCTCCAACGGCGGCGATCGTACATTCAATGCAAACGACCTTATCGCACTTAACTATTTGTATTAA
- a CDS encoding alpha/beta hydrolase family protein, giving the protein MFKYLIIICLSLAGTVTAQEINGNWYGIFTNPQGQKQRLQLQLQRQGNQLKGLLKSPDIAAEDIALDTAFVKGNTLTFVIKNISFKYTGYWNSIRNRYEGYFEQVGNRTALNFSRDEIKDLPVTRPQDPSEHPAYDVQEVKFVNPVDKVLLSGTFTKPGQKGPYPVIVLISGSGQQNRDNEQFDHRSFAVLTDYLVKHGIATLRFDDRGVGESTGNYDSSGVFNFAGDVKAAVSWLRKRNDADTAAIGLLGYSEGGVVAQIVAAADPRIAFMITMASPGLDGREYYNRKLAQVAKMFGEKDEHIEAYVASYQRYLNVMTLTADPAERQRKAYAELSALYNHFGDSSNVVGRQNFIEATYAADNKAEALSLLQYDPAPYLAKIKCPVLAINGSEDVITDATTNLKGLESGLVKGGNELVTIRSFPGLNHLFQRCESCTLEEYGTLDETINPAVLEFITRWVQLLY; this is encoded by the coding sequence ATGTTCAAATACCTGATTATCATTTGCCTCAGCCTCGCAGGAACAGTGACAGCACAAGAAATAAACGGCAACTGGTACGGCATTTTCACCAATCCGCAAGGCCAGAAACAACGCCTGCAACTACAACTCCAACGCCAGGGGAATCAGCTGAAAGGCCTATTGAAAAGTCCGGACATCGCAGCCGAAGACATCGCGCTGGACACTGCTTTCGTCAAAGGTAACACCCTGACATTCGTCATTAAAAATATCAGCTTTAAATATACCGGCTACTGGAACAGTATCCGCAACCGTTATGAAGGATATTTCGAACAGGTCGGCAACCGCACTGCTCTGAACTTTTCGAGAGATGAGATCAAAGACCTGCCCGTTACCCGGCCGCAGGATCCCTCCGAACACCCGGCATACGACGTGCAGGAAGTGAAATTTGTAAACCCGGTAGACAAGGTCCTGCTGAGCGGTACCTTTACGAAACCCGGTCAGAAAGGCCCGTATCCCGTGATTGTCCTGATCTCCGGCAGCGGCCAGCAAAACCGGGACAATGAACAGTTCGACCACCGCTCATTTGCAGTGCTCACCGATTACTTGGTAAAACATGGCATCGCCACGCTGAGGTTTGACGACCGCGGAGTAGGGGAGAGCACCGGTAATTACGACTCCTCCGGTGTCTTCAACTTCGCCGGAGACGTCAAAGCAGCTGTCAGCTGGCTGCGGAAGAGAAATGATGCAGACACGGCTGCTATCGGATTGCTGGGTTACAGTGAAGGAGGAGTAGTGGCACAGATCGTTGCCGCCGCTGACCCCAGGATTGCTTTTATGATCACCATGGCCTCACCCGGACTGGATGGCAGGGAATACTATAACCGGAAACTGGCGCAGGTAGCAAAGATGTTCGGGGAGAAAGATGAGCACATAGAAGCTTATGTAGCCAGCTACCAGCGTTACCTGAATGTCATGACCCTCACTGCCGATCCTGCAGAAAGACAACGAAAGGCCTATGCAGAACTGTCAGCGCTCTACAACCATTTTGGAGACAGTAGCAACGTGGTTGGCAGGCAAAACTTTATAGAAGCGACATATGCTGCTGATAATAAAGCAGAAGCGCTGTCCCTCCTCCAGTACGATCCTGCGCCTTACCTGGCTAAAATAAAATGCCCGGTATTGGCAATAAACGGAAGCGAAGATGTGATCACAGACGCCACCACCAACCTGAAAGGACTGGAAAGCGGGCTGGTAAAAGGTGGAAATGAACTGGTTACGATCAGGAGCTTCCCGGGGCTGAACCACCTGTTCCAGCGTTGTGAATCATGTACATTGGAAGAATATGGCACTTTGGACGAGACAATAAACCCGGCTGTATTGGAGTTTATCACAAGATGGGTACAGTTGTTGTATTAA
- the lpdA gene encoding dihydrolipoyl dehydrogenase → MAYDVIVIGSGPGGYVAAIRASQLGFKTAIVERESLGGICLNWGCIPTKALLKSAQVLEYIQHAKTYGINVGEGSADFDAVIKRSRGVADKMSKGVQFLMKKNKIEVLMGTAKVKSKSQVEVTDKEGKTAVHEAKYIILATGARSRELPNLKIDGKKVIGYREAMVLPKQPKSMIVVGSGAIGVEFAYFYATLGTKVTIVEFMPRIVPVEDEDISKELEKIYKKKGIEIMTNASVEAVEAAGEGVKAKVKTATGEIFLEADVVLSAVGIAANIENLGLEALGVKTDKGKVLVDKYYQTNVPGVYAIGDMVPGQALAHVASKEGIVCVEAIAYNEKKYAHKPAPIDYMNIPGCTYCAPEIASVGYTEKAAKEAGYEVKVGKFPFSASGKATAASAPEGFIKVIFDAKYGEWLGTHMIGANVTEIIAQTVTARTLETTYQEVLNSIHPHPTMSESVKDAIEVAYGEAIHL, encoded by the coding sequence ATGGCATACGACGTAATCGTAATTGGTAGTGGCCCTGGTGGATATGTGGCTGCTATCCGTGCTTCTCAGCTGGGATTTAAGACGGCAATCGTTGAAAGAGAGAGCCTGGGCGGTATTTGTTTGAACTGGGGCTGTATTCCCACTAAAGCATTACTGAAGTCTGCACAGGTTCTGGAATATATACAGCACGCCAAGACTTACGGAATCAATGTAGGCGAAGGTAGTGCTGATTTTGACGCAGTGATCAAGCGTAGTCGTGGTGTAGCCGATAAGATGAGCAAGGGCGTACAGTTCCTGATGAAGAAAAACAAGATCGAAGTGTTGATGGGTACGGCTAAGGTGAAATCCAAGAGCCAGGTAGAAGTGACTGATAAAGAGGGTAAAACTGCCGTACACGAAGCAAAATATATCATTCTGGCAACAGGTGCACGTTCCCGTGAACTGCCTAATCTGAAAATAGATGGTAAAAAGGTAATTGGCTACCGCGAAGCAATGGTACTGCCAAAACAGCCTAAATCCATGATCGTTGTAGGTTCCGGCGCTATCGGCGTTGAATTTGCCTACTTCTACGCAACCCTGGGCACTAAAGTGACCATCGTTGAGTTCATGCCGCGTATCGTTCCGGTTGAAGATGAGGATATCTCTAAAGAACTGGAAAAGATCTACAAGAAGAAAGGTATTGAGATCATGACCAACGCTTCCGTTGAAGCTGTTGAAGCTGCAGGTGAAGGCGTAAAAGCTAAGGTAAAGACTGCAACCGGTGAGATCTTCCTGGAAGCAGACGTAGTACTGAGCGCTGTTGGTATCGCTGCCAACATCGAGAACCTGGGTCTGGAAGCGCTGGGCGTTAAGACCGACAAAGGTAAAGTACTGGTTGACAAATACTACCAGACCAACGTTCCGGGCGTTTACGCTATCGGTGACATGGTACCTGGTCAGGCGCTGGCGCACGTTGCTTCTAAAGAAGGTATCGTCTGCGTGGAAGCGATTGCTTACAATGAGAAGAAATACGCTCATAAACCAGCACCTATCGACTACATGAACATTCCTGGCTGTACTTATTGCGCTCCGGAAATTGCATCTGTAGGTTATACTGAGAAAGCTGCAAAAGAAGCTGGCTACGAAGTGAAAGTGGGTAAATTCCCATTCTCTGCTTCCGGTAAAGCTACTGCTGCCAGCGCTCCGGAAGGTTTCATTAAAGTGATCTTCGACGCTAAATACGGCGAATGGCTGGGTACGCACATGATCGGTGCTAACGTTACCGAAATAATCGCACAGACGGTGACTGCCCGCACACTGGAAACTACTTACCAGGAAGTGCTGAACTCTATCCATCCGCATCCGACAATGAGCGAGTCTGTAAAAGACGCGATCGAGGTTGCTTATGGCGAGGCAATCCACCTGTAA
- the dcd gene encoding dCTP deaminase, translating to MILSDKRILEEIEKGTIVISPYDRKYLGTNSYDVHLGKYLATYKDRILDARAHNEIEHFEIPEEGYVLQPGTLYLGVTLEYTETHAHVPFLEGKSSTGRLGIDIHATAGKGDVGFCNTWTLEISCAQPVRVYAGMPIGQLIYFVVEGEVETFYNKKGNAKYNGRTIKPVESMMWKNQF from the coding sequence ATGATCCTGTCAGACAAAAGGATATTAGAGGAAATTGAAAAAGGCACTATCGTTATTTCGCCTTATGACCGGAAGTATCTCGGCACCAACTCTTACGATGTACATCTTGGTAAATACCTGGCCACTTACAAGGACAGGATACTGGATGCCCGCGCCCACAACGAAATTGAACACTTCGAGATCCCTGAAGAGGGATATGTGCTGCAACCTGGTACCCTTTACCTGGGCGTAACCCTCGAATATACCGAAACCCATGCCCATGTGCCTTTCCTGGAAGGTAAATCCAGCACCGGCCGACTGGGTATCGATATCCATGCTACTGCCGGTAAAGGCGATGTAGGCTTCTGTAATACCTGGACACTGGAAATCTCCTGCGCTCAGCCCGTACGCGTCTATGCCGGTATGCCAATCGGACAGCTGATCTATTTCGTGGTGGAAGGTGAAGTGGAAACCTTCTATAATAAGAAAGGTAACGCCAAATACAATGGCCGTACCATCAAACCAGTAGAAAGCATGATGTGGAAGAACCAGTTCTGA